The following are encoded in a window of Thiohalobacter sp. IOR34 genomic DNA:
- a CDS encoding TRAP transporter TatT component family protein, whose product MTDTHTSPARRTLSWLLLLLLPLLGGCSVSQVVVRSSMTLMEGGIEAMNRETDLELARAAIPATLKMLDGMLVEDPHNRRLRLYAAEGYYGYSYAFVEPESRRRAAALYRRCFDQARLALADGGLDIDIRRVPLAELDRALAKTGQRAVPALFWSASCWAKWIDMNRDDPRGIARLTRAARLMQRVLELDETFYHGGPHLFFGVYYGARAPMFGGDFEKSARHFARAREISQGRLLMVDVLHAEFLARQMMDRKTFHQRLTAVLETPPGSFPELGFANQVARERARALLAKEAAWF is encoded by the coding sequence ATGACCGACACCCACACCTCTCCCGCCCGCCGCACGTTGTCCTGGCTGCTGCTCCTGCTGCTGCCCCTGCTCGGCGGCTGTTCGGTCAGTCAGGTGGTGGTACGCAGCTCGATGACGTTGATGGAAGGCGGCATCGAGGCCATGAACCGCGAGACCGATCTGGAACTGGCGCGCGCGGCCATCCCCGCCACCCTGAAGATGCTGGACGGCATGCTGGTCGAGGATCCGCACAACCGTCGCCTGCGGCTGTACGCCGCCGAGGGCTACTACGGCTACAGCTACGCCTTCGTCGAGCCTGAATCCCGCCGCCGCGCCGCCGCGCTGTACCGGCGCTGTTTCGACCAGGCCCGGCTGGCCTTGGCCGACGGCGGCCTGGACATCGACATCCGCCGGGTACCGCTGGCCGAACTCGACCGCGCCCTGGCCAAGACCGGACAGCGCGCCGTGCCGGCCCTGTTCTGGAGCGCCTCCTGCTGGGCCAAGTGGATCGACATGAACCGCGACGACCCGCGCGGCATCGCCCGTCTGACCCGGGCCGCGCGTCTGATGCAGCGGGTCCTGGAGCTGGACGAGACCTTCTATCACGGCGGCCCCCACCTGTTCTTTGGCGTCTACTACGGCGCCCGCGCACCCATGTTCGGCGGCGACTTCGAGAAGTCGGCCCGGCACTTCGCGCGCGCCCGGGAGATCAGCCAGGGGCGGCTGCTGATGGTCGATGTGCTGCACGCCGAATTCCTGGCCCGGCAGATGATGGACCGCAAGACCTTCCACCAGCGCCTGACGGCCGTCCTGGAGACGCCGCCTGGCAGCTTCCCGGAGCTGGGCTTCGCCAACCAGGTCGCCCGGGAACGGGCCCGTGCCCTGCTTGCAAAGGAGGCGGCCTGGTTCTGA
- a CDS encoding cation:proton antiporter — translation MQNEPLLYTIFLIFTGAAVAATLALYARQALLVSYILLGMLFGPWGLGLVDDPELIRGIAKIGIIMLLFLLGLDLPLRKLLQLVGETTRVTGLSALLFALLGIGVGYAFGYDATERLLIGAALMFSSTIIGLKLLPTTILHHKRTGEIIVSILLLQDLIAILILLLLEFQGGGEIGAGRMLLLALALPGLLLLAGGLERWVLQPLIRRFDTIQEYIFLLAIGWCLGFAELAGVLGLSHEIGAFIAGVALAASPIALFIAESLKPLRDFFLIIFFFSLGAGFDLGILGAVFVPALLLAALSMLVKPLVFRFLLQQAGESRERAGEIGVRLGQISEFSLLIAVLAFDQQVIGREASYLVQAATLLTFIASSYFIVLRYPTPIAVSERLRRN, via the coding sequence ATGCAGAACGAGCCACTGCTGTACACCATCTTCCTGATCTTCACCGGTGCCGCGGTGGCGGCAACCCTTGCCCTCTATGCAAGGCAGGCACTGCTGGTGTCCTACATCCTGCTCGGCATGCTGTTCGGCCCCTGGGGGCTGGGCCTGGTCGACGATCCGGAGCTGATCAGGGGCATCGCCAAGATCGGCATCATCATGCTGCTGTTCCTGCTCGGTCTGGATCTGCCGCTGCGCAAGCTGCTGCAGCTGGTCGGCGAGACGACCCGGGTCACGGGACTGAGCGCCCTGCTGTTCGCGCTGCTCGGCATCGGGGTCGGTTATGCCTTCGGCTATGACGCCACGGAACGGCTGCTGATCGGCGCCGCGCTGATGTTCTCCAGCACCATCATCGGTCTCAAGCTGCTGCCCACCACCATCCTCCACCACAAGCGCACCGGCGAGATCATCGTCAGCATCCTGCTGCTGCAGGATCTGATCGCCATCCTCATCCTGCTGCTGCTGGAGTTCCAGGGTGGTGGCGAGATCGGCGCGGGCCGCATGCTGTTGCTGGCCCTGGCGCTGCCCGGGTTGCTGTTGCTGGCCGGGGGGCTGGAGCGTTGGGTGCTGCAGCCGCTGATCCGCCGCTTCGATACCATCCAGGAATACATCTTCCTGCTGGCCATCGGCTGGTGCCTGGGGTTCGCCGAACTGGCCGGCGTGCTCGGCCTGTCGCACGAGATCGGCGCCTTCATCGCCGGCGTGGCGCTGGCCGCCAGTCCCATCGCACTGTTCATCGCCGAAAGCCTCAAGCCGCTGCGCGATTTCTTCCTGATCATCTTCTTCTTCTCGCTGGGTGCCGGCTTCGACCTCGGCATCCTCGGTGCGGTCTTCGTGCCGGCGCTGCTGCTGGCTGCGCTCAGCATGCTGGTCAAGCCCCTGGTGTTCCGTTTCCTGCTGCAGCAGGCGGGGGAGTCACGGGAACGGGCCGGGGAGATCGGCGTGCGTCTCGGTCAGATCAGCGAATTCTCGCTGCTCATCGCCGTGCTGGCCTTCGACCAGCAGGTGATCGGCCGCGAGGCCTCCTATCTGGTCCAGGCGGCGACCCTGCTGACCTTCATCGCCTCCTCCTACTTCATCGTCCTGCGCTATCCGACACCGATCGCCGTATCGGAGCGGCTGCGGCGCAACTGA
- the cmoB gene encoding tRNA 5-methoxyuridine(34)/uridine 5-oxyacetic acid(34) synthase CmoB codes for MIDYRPLYAALAETPATDWLETLPDQVEARLHPARHGDLTRWAKALASLPEAVPSTVELDRPRPRIGRAADLDGKQRARLEGALRELHPWRKGPFELFGLHIDSEWRSDWKWARLEPHIAPLAGRRVLDVGSGNGYYGWRMIARGAALVVGIDPTLLHLMQYQAVRRYAGHQGLFVLPLALEDLPEKLPAWDSLFSMGVLYHRRSPFDHLLRLREALRPGGELVLETLVIDGGRGEVLVPDGRYARMRNVWFIPSVPELEAWLARCGFRHIRCVDVSPTTPDEQRSTDWMRFESLDRCLDPEDPSLTVEGHPAPRRAILLAERPD; via the coding sequence ATGATCGACTACCGCCCGCTGTATGCAGCGCTCGCCGAGACGCCGGCCACCGACTGGCTGGAGACGCTGCCAGACCAGGTCGAGGCACGGCTGCACCCGGCGCGCCACGGCGACCTGACACGCTGGGCAAAGGCCCTCGCCAGCCTGCCCGAGGCGGTTCCTTCCACCGTCGAGCTGGACCGGCCGCGACCCCGGATCGGCCGTGCCGCCGATCTCGATGGGAAACAGCGCGCCCGCCTCGAGGGCGCCCTGCGCGAACTGCATCCCTGGCGCAAGGGCCCCTTCGAACTCTTCGGCCTGCACATCGACAGCGAGTGGCGCTCGGACTGGAAGTGGGCGCGACTGGAACCCCATATCGCGCCGCTGGCCGGCCGCCGGGTGCTCGACGTGGGCAGCGGCAACGGTTACTACGGCTGGCGCATGATCGCCCGCGGCGCCGCCCTGGTGGTCGGCATCGATCCCACCCTGCTCCACCTCATGCAGTACCAGGCCGTGCGCCGCTATGCCGGCCACCAGGGACTGTTCGTGCTGCCGCTGGCGCTGGAGGATCTGCCGGAGAAACTGCCGGCCTGGGACAGCCTGTTTTCAATGGGCGTGCTCTATCACCGCCGCTCGCCCTTCGACCATCTGCTCCGGCTGCGCGAGGCCCTGCGTCCCGGCGGGGAACTGGTGCTGGAGACCCTGGTGATCGACGGCGGCCGCGGCGAGGTGCTGGTGCCGGATGGCCGCTACGCGCGCATGCGCAACGTCTGGTTCATCCCCTCGGTGCCCGAACTCGAGGCCTGGCTGGCCCGCTGCGGCTTCCGTCACATCCGCTGCGTCGACGTCAGCCCCACCACCCCCGACGAACAACGCAGCACCGACTGGATGCGTTTCGAATCCCTGGACCGCTGCCTCGACCCCGAAGATCCAAGCCTGACGGTCGAAGGGCACCCCGCCCCGCGGCGCGCCATCCTGCTCGCCGAACGGCCGGACTGA
- the dctP gene encoding TRAP transporter substrate-binding protein DctP — protein MKRLFTTTLLLLGLLFGPAAGAGPRYVLKFATLAPPGSTWMNLLEDWGEAVKVRSEGRLVFKFYPGGVQGDEPDVLKKIRFNQLQGAALTGYGMGRIYSPARVLELPFLFNDYAEIDFVREHFMPEFEQGFRDHGYELLGWMEVGFVYFFSKQPIHSFDDLKQQRIWLWQGDPLGEALFRASGLAPVPLSITDVFTSLSTGLLDTVYCTPLAAIALQWFTKVGYVTELPMANGIGGLLVSRRFFDRLPPDLQQILRDTGREASRELIRATRVDNAKSIEVLKEEGLEFMFGPEDLDPAELVAMRDKAAQELTRQNYIPAELLQRTRRLLHEFRSSRAGAASGSGGE, from the coding sequence ATGAAACGACTGTTCACCACCACCCTGCTGTTGCTCGGCCTGCTGTTCGGCCCGGCGGCCGGCGCCGGCCCGCGCTATGTCCTCAAGTTCGCCACCCTGGCGCCGCCCGGCTCGACCTGGATGAACCTGCTGGAGGACTGGGGCGAGGCAGTGAAGGTGCGCAGCGAGGGGCGGCTGGTCTTCAAGTTCTATCCCGGCGGCGTGCAGGGCGACGAGCCCGACGTGCTGAAGAAGATCCGCTTCAACCAGCTCCAGGGCGCGGCCCTGACCGGCTACGGCATGGGCCGCATCTATTCGCCGGCGCGCGTCCTGGAACTGCCCTTCCTGTTCAACGACTATGCCGAGATCGACTTCGTCCGCGAACACTTCATGCCCGAGTTCGAACAGGGTTTCCGCGACCACGGCTATGAACTGCTCGGCTGGATGGAGGTCGGTTTCGTGTACTTCTTCTCCAAGCAGCCGATCCACTCCTTCGACGACCTGAAGCAGCAGCGGATCTGGCTGTGGCAGGGCGATCCGCTGGGCGAGGCCCTGTTCCGCGCCAGCGGCCTGGCACCGGTGCCGCTGTCGATCACCGACGTCTTCACCAGCCTCTCCACCGGTCTGCTCGACACCGTCTACTGCACCCCCCTGGCGGCCATCGCCCTGCAGTGGTTCACCAAGGTCGGCTATGTCACCGAACTGCCGATGGCCAACGGCATCGGCGGCCTGCTGGTGTCGCGCCGCTTCTTCGACCGGCTGCCGCCCGATCTGCAGCAGATCCTGCGCGACACCGGCCGCGAGGCCAGCCGCGAGCTGATCCGCGCCACCCGCGTCGACAACGCCAAGAGCATCGAGGTGCTCAAAGAGGAGGGCCTGGAGTTCATGTTCGGGCCCGAGGACCTGGACCCGGCCGAGCTGGTCGCGATGCGCGACAAGGCCGCGCAAGAGCTGACCCGACAGAACTACATCCCGGCCGAGCTGCTGCAGCGCACCCGCCGTCTGCTGCACGAGTTCCGCTCCAGCCGGGCCGGGGCGGCCAGCGGATCCGGCGGCGAATGA
- the cmoA gene encoding carboxy-S-adenosyl-L-methionine synthase CmoA has translation MNDPTDPPRDRLFADDPGMLVDFRFDSAVARVFPDMIRRSVPGYGEIIGLLGLFAERYTQPGSTLYDLGCSLGAASLAMRRRIPHPDCRIVAVDNAEAMLERAREHLAADPQPTPVELRCADLREVPIEDASVVVLNFTLQFIDPADRLPLLERIHHGLRPGGVLLLAEKIDFANELSHDFHTGMHLAFKRANGYSELEISRKRSALERVLIPDTLEQHRERLGWAGFQRIETWFQCFNFAALAAFK, from the coding sequence ATGAACGACCCGACCGATCCGCCCCGCGACCGGCTGTTCGCCGACGATCCCGGAATGCTCGTCGACTTCCGCTTCGATAGCGCGGTGGCGCGGGTGTTTCCGGACATGATCCGCCGCTCGGTGCCGGGCTACGGGGAAATCATCGGCCTGCTCGGGCTGTTCGCCGAACGCTATACCCAGCCCGGCAGCACCCTCTACGACCTCGGCTGCTCGCTGGGCGCGGCCAGCCTGGCCATGCGCCGCCGCATCCCCCACCCCGACTGCCGCATCGTCGCCGTCGACAACGCCGAGGCCATGCTGGAACGGGCCCGCGAACACCTTGCCGCCGATCCGCAGCCGACCCCGGTGGAGCTGCGCTGCGCCGACCTGCGCGAGGTGCCCATCGAAGACGCCTCGGTGGTGGTGCTCAACTTCACCCTGCAGTTCATCGACCCCGCCGACCGCCTGCCACTGCTGGAGCGGATCCATCATGGCCTGCGCCCCGGCGGGGTGCTGCTGCTGGCGGAGAAGATCGACTTCGCCAACGAACTCAGCCATGACTTCCACACCGGCATGCACCTCGCCTTCAAGCGTGCCAATGGCTACTCCGAGCTGGAGATCAGCCGCAAGCGCAGCGCCCTGGAACGGGTGCTGATCCCGGACACCCTGGAACAGCACCGCGAACGCCTCGGCTGGGCCGGCTTCCAGCGCATCGAGACCTGGTTCCAGTGCTTCAACTTCGCCGCCCTGGCCGCCTTCAAATGA
- the modB gene encoding molybdate ABC transporter permease subunit has translation MLAGNDIAALWITLRLAGLTTLILLLFGTPLAWWLAHGEGRLKTLVEALVALPLVLPPTVLGFYLLILLGPQGPVGGLLIRLGGEAPAFRFSGLVIGSVLYSLPFVVQPLRNSFAAQGRRLFEAAATLRASPLDRFWSLAVPLARPGFLTAAVLGFAHTIGEFGVVLMIGGNIPGRTQVLSIAIYDHVESLSYDQAHWLAGGLLLFAFVLLLLVYSLNRRARPAVA, from the coding sequence GTGCTGGCCGGGAACGACATCGCCGCCCTCTGGATCACCCTGCGCCTGGCCGGATTGACCACCCTCATCCTGCTGCTGTTCGGTACCCCCCTGGCCTGGTGGCTGGCGCATGGCGAGGGACGCCTGAAGACCCTGGTCGAGGCGCTGGTGGCGCTGCCGCTGGTGTTGCCGCCGACGGTGCTCGGTTTCTATCTGCTGATCCTGCTCGGTCCCCAGGGGCCGGTCGGCGGCCTGCTGATCCGGCTCGGCGGCGAGGCGCCGGCGTTCCGCTTCTCCGGGCTGGTGATCGGCTCGGTGCTCTATTCGCTGCCCTTCGTGGTCCAGCCGCTGCGCAACAGCTTCGCCGCCCAGGGACGGCGCCTGTTCGAGGCCGCCGCCACCCTGCGGGCTTCGCCGCTGGACCGTTTCTGGAGCCTCGCCGTGCCCCTGGCCAGGCCGGGTTTCCTGACCGCAGCGGTGCTCGGCTTTGCCCACACCATCGGCGAGTTCGGGGTGGTGCTGATGATCGGCGGCAACATCCCCGGCCGCACCCAGGTGCTGTCGATTGCCATCTACGACCATGTCGAGAGCCTGTCCTATGACCAGGCACACTGGCTGGCGGGGGGGCTGCTGCTGTTCGCCTTCGTCCTGCTGCTGCTGGTCTACAGTCTCAACCGCCGTGCCAGGCCGGCCGTGGCATGA
- a CDS encoding TRAP transporter small permease subunit, with protein sequence MTWATASLNGLRRALVRLEIYLAGTSLLLLLLITLGQIVARNLFDTGLSAADTLARHLVLYVTFLGAALASDARAHIKIDVIAAWLPDHWTARLYRPLQTVGLLITGLLLQAAGRFWWDEWSYAAGYERWAVLFNLILPVGFGLLGLHFLLGLLLGPDEGDGGA encoded by the coding sequence ATGACCTGGGCCACGGCCAGCCTGAACGGCCTGCGCCGCGCCCTGGTCCGCCTGGAAATCTATCTCGCCGGCACCAGCCTGCTGCTGCTGCTGCTGATCACCCTCGGCCAGATCGTCGCCCGCAACCTGTTCGATACGGGACTCTCCGCCGCCGACACCCTGGCCCGCCACCTGGTGCTCTACGTCACCTTCCTCGGCGCCGCCCTGGCCAGCGACGCCCGCGCCCATATCAAGATCGACGTCATCGCCGCCTGGCTGCCGGATCACTGGACGGCCCGGCTCTACCGGCCGCTGCAGACCGTCGGCTTGCTGATCACCGGCCTGCTGCTGCAGGCGGCGGGCCGCTTCTGGTGGGACGAGTGGAGCTATGCGGCCGGCTACGAGCGCTGGGCGGTGCTGTTCAACCTGATCCTGCCGGTCGGTTTCGGCCTGCTCGGCCTGCACTTCCTGCTCGGCCTGCTGCTCGGCCCTGACGAGGGAGATGGCGGAGCATGA
- a CDS encoding disulfide bond formation protein B has protein sequence MTLADTGKSSWYWLALAGLGVAMEGIALFYQYRLDYWPCVLCIHVRIWTLALILAALFGLLTRRHRALNLASHALTAGIGIGLLERAWKLLGVERGTLEGSCSMDTGLPAWFALDKWLPSVFEPQTPCGYTPDLPLGITMAEGLVAIGALLSLAAGGLMLAAWQRKRGGDKTY, from the coding sequence ATGACCCTGGCAGACACCGGCAAGAGCTCCTGGTACTGGCTGGCCCTGGCCGGCCTGGGCGTGGCGATGGAAGGCATCGCCCTCTTCTACCAGTACCGCCTGGACTACTGGCCCTGCGTGCTCTGCATCCATGTGCGCATCTGGACACTGGCGCTGATCCTGGCCGCCCTGTTCGGCCTGCTGACCCGCAGGCACCGCGCACTGAATCTCGCCAGCCACGCCCTGACCGCCGGCATCGGTATCGGCCTGCTGGAACGTGCCTGGAAGCTGCTTGGCGTGGAGCGCGGCACCCTGGAAGGCAGTTGCAGCATGGATACCGGCCTGCCCGCCTGGTTCGCGCTGGACAAGTGGCTGCCGAGCGTATTCGAGCCCCAGACCCCCTGCGGCTACACCCCGGACCTGCCCCTCGGCATCACCATGGCCGAGGGCCTGGTGGCGATCGGCGCCCTGCTCAGCCTGGCAGCCGGCGGCCTGATGCTGGCGGCCTGGCAACGCAAAAGGGGTGGTGACAAGACATACTAA
- a CDS encoding YcgN family cysteine cluster protein gives MSLPPFWQRKTLAEMTREEWESLCDGCGRCCLHKLQDEDSGELHYTSIVCRYFDNASGRCRHYRERRDFVPECLVLDARLVAGLDWLPESCAYRLLREGQDLPDWHPLVSGDPESVHAAGISIRDQAISEEHVHPDDWAEHLLPGGDD, from the coding sequence ATGAGCCTTCCGCCCTTCTGGCAGCGCAAGACGCTGGCCGAGATGACCCGCGAGGAGTGGGAGTCGCTGTGCGACGGCTGCGGCCGCTGCTGCCTGCACAAGCTGCAGGACGAGGACAGCGGCGAGCTGCACTATACCAGCATCGTCTGTCGTTACTTCGACAACGCCAGTGGCCGCTGCCGGCACTACCGGGAACGCCGCGACTTCGTCCCGGAATGCCTGGTGCTCGACGCCCGGCTGGTCGCCGGGCTCGACTGGCTGCCGGAGAGCTGCGCCTATCGGCTGCTCAGGGAAGGCCAGGATCTGCCGGACTGGCATCCGCTGGTCTCCGGCGACCCGGAGAGCGTGCACGCCGCCGGCATCTCCATCCGCGATCAGGCGATCAGCGAGGAACACGTGCATCCCGACGACTGGGCGGAGCACCTGCTGCCGGGCGGCGACGACTGA
- a CDS encoding TRAP transporter large permease subunit: MNLAVVLLLLLLATLGLPLFAVLGAGGLYAVHQAELDPAVLIIELNRLASSPNLTAIPLFTFAGVVLAAGGAPQRLIRLFNAMVGWLPGGLAAVALCACAFFTAFSGASGVTILALGGLLFPMLGSVGYHERFSLGLLTSSGSLGLLFPPSLAVLVYGIVAGVNIDELFLAGVVPGLILLAMLLLYSMSVGYRFDVPRHAFSLAQLRAALRDGIWDLLMPVGVVTGIFGGYVTVSEAAACTAAYALLLESLIHRNLRLSRQLLPLLRDSCMLVGSLLIILGMAMGLTNLLVDAEIPMRLLAWMREHIDSQLQFLLLLNLVLLAVGAMMDIFSAIVVLVPLILPIAREFGVDPVHLGIVLLANLEIGYSTPPVGINLFIASQRFGRPVLDLFLAALPFLAIMLVWLMLITYLPETSLWWR; the protein is encoded by the coding sequence ATGAACCTCGCCGTGGTCCTGTTGCTGCTGCTGCTCGCCACCCTGGGCCTGCCGCTGTTCGCAGTGCTCGGTGCCGGCGGCCTGTATGCCGTGCACCAGGCGGAACTCGACCCGGCGGTGCTGATCATCGAGCTGAACCGGCTCGCCTCCTCGCCCAACCTCACCGCCATCCCCCTGTTCACCTTCGCCGGCGTGGTGCTGGCGGCCGGCGGCGCGCCGCAGCGGCTGATCCGGCTGTTCAATGCCATGGTCGGCTGGCTGCCCGGCGGCCTGGCGGCGGTGGCGCTCTGTGCCTGCGCCTTCTTCACCGCCTTCTCCGGCGCCTCGGGGGTGACCATCCTCGCGCTTGGCGGGTTGCTGTTCCCGATGCTCGGCAGTGTCGGTTACCACGAGCGCTTCAGCCTCGGCCTGCTCACCTCTTCCGGCTCGCTGGGCCTGCTGTTCCCGCCCAGCCTGGCAGTGCTGGTCTACGGCATCGTCGCCGGGGTCAACATCGACGAGCTGTTCCTGGCCGGTGTGGTGCCGGGGCTGATCCTGCTGGCCATGCTGCTGCTCTACAGCATGTCGGTGGGATACCGCTTCGACGTGCCGCGCCATGCCTTCAGCCTGGCCCAGCTGCGCGCAGCGCTGCGCGACGGCATCTGGGATCTGCTGATGCCGGTCGGCGTGGTGACCGGCATCTTCGGCGGCTATGTCACGGTCAGCGAGGCGGCGGCCTGCACCGCCGCCTATGCGCTGCTGCTGGAGAGCCTGATCCATCGCAACCTGCGCCTCTCCCGCCAGCTGCTGCCACTGCTGCGGGACAGCTGCATGCTGGTCGGCAGCCTGCTGATCATCCTCGGCATGGCCATGGGCCTGACCAACCTGCTGGTCGACGCCGAGATCCCGATGCGGCTGCTGGCCTGGATGCGCGAGCACATCGACAGCCAGTTGCAGTTCCTGCTGTTGCTCAACCTGGTGCTGCTGGCGGTCGGCGCCATGATGGACATCTTCTCCGCCATCGTCGTGCTGGTGCCGCTGATCCTGCCCATCGCCCGCGAGTTCGGTGTCGACCCCGTACACCTCGGCATCGTCCTGCTGGCCAACCTGGAGATCGGCTACAGCACACCACCGGTCGGCATCAACCTGTTCATCGCCAGCCAGCGCTTCGGGCGGCCGGTCCTCGACCTGTTCCTCGCCGCCCTGCCCTTTCTCGCCATCATGCTGGTCTGGCTGATGCTGATCACCTACCTCCCCGAGACCAGCCTCTGGTGGCGCTGA
- the modC gene encoding molybdenum ABC transporter ATP-binding protein yields the protein MSIEVRFRLPLGSFELDVDFSIPARGVTALFGPSGCGKTTCLRCIAGLERPFEGRLSVAGRLWQDSASGRFLDPHRRPLGYVFQDLALFPHLSVRANLEYGYRRLEAARRRLHPPEVIELLGLGSLLERSPLRLSGGERQRVALGRALLTSPELLLLDEPLSALDDSSKAEIMPYLERLHRELEMPSLYVSHSLDEVARLADRVVLMEAGQVRGQGPVGELFTRLDLPPAHRPQAAAIIEAEVRGQDGEFCLTELGFSGGRLRLPCTELPVGTAVRVVIHARDVSLGLQRATDTSILNIIEARVTGLSEDGPAQMLVRLDAGGQALLSRITRKSAVQLGLRPGLALYAQIKSVALL from the coding sequence ATGAGCATCGAAGTCCGCTTCCGTCTGCCGCTGGGCAGTTTCGAGCTGGATGTCGATTTCAGCATCCCGGCGCGCGGCGTCACCGCCCTGTTCGGACCCTCCGGTTGCGGCAAGACCACCTGCCTGCGCTGCATCGCCGGCCTGGAACGGCCGTTCGAGGGGCGGCTGAGCGTCGCCGGGCGGCTCTGGCAGGACAGTGCCTCGGGCCGGTTCCTCGACCCGCACCGGCGGCCGCTGGGCTATGTCTTTCAGGATCTGGCCCTGTTCCCGCATCTCTCGGTCCGGGCCAATCTGGAGTACGGCTACCGGCGGCTGGAGGCCGCCCGGCGCCGGCTGCATCCGCCGGAGGTGATCGAGCTGCTCGGTCTCGGGTCCTTGCTCGAGCGCTCCCCACTGCGTCTCTCGGGCGGTGAGCGCCAGCGGGTGGCCCTCGGCCGGGCGCTGCTCACCAGCCCGGAACTGCTGCTGCTGGACGAGCCCCTCTCGGCGCTGGATGACAGCAGCAAGGCGGAGATCATGCCCTATCTGGAACGCCTGCACCGCGAGCTGGAGATGCCCAGCCTCTACGTCAGCCATTCCCTGGACGAGGTGGCGCGCCTCGCCGACCGGGTGGTGCTGATGGAGGCGGGGCAGGTGCGTGGTCAGGGGCCGGTCGGCGAGCTCTTCACCCGCCTCGACCTGCCGCCGGCCCACCGGCCGCAGGCGGCGGCCATCATCGAGGCCGAGGTCAGGGGGCAGGACGGCGAGTTCTGCCTGACCGAACTGGGTTTTTCCGGTGGCCGGCTGCGCCTCCCCTGCACCGAGCTGCCGGTCGGTACCGCGGTGCGGGTGGTGATCCATGCACGCGACGTCAGCCTCGGCCTGCAGCGGGCCACGGACACCAGCATCCTCAATATCATCGAGGCGCGGGTGACCGGTCTCAGCGAGGACGGGCCGGCGCAGATGCTGGTGCGCCTCGATGCCGGCGGCCAGGCCCTGCTGTCGCGCATCACCCGCAAGTCGGCGGTCCAGCTCGGCCTGCGTCCGGGGCTGGCGCTGTACGCGCAGATCAAGAGTGTGGCGCTGCTCTGA
- the modA gene encoding molybdate ABC transporter substrate-binding protein — MMRGRFRLRPLLFCIALLGSAAPRAETLQVAVAANFAAALRALAERFHADSGHQLLLAVGSTGKQYAQIRHGAPFDLFFAADRRRPRLLEEAGLALPGSRFTYAVGRLALWSPDPARVDGEGQVLERGDFRHLAIANPRLAPYGLAASQVLRLRDLWARLLPKLVYGENIAQTFQFVASGNAELGFVAWSQLKRPGVAIPGSWWLVPAVLHSPIEQQAVQLTDSPAAADFLRFVKSRPGRRIIHDFGYATVD, encoded by the coding sequence ATGATGCGCGGCCGGTTTCGCCTGCGCCCCCTTTTGTTCTGCATCGCCCTGCTGGGCAGCGCGGCACCGCGCGCCGAGACCCTGCAGGTCGCGGTGGCCGCCAATTTTGCCGCCGCCCTGCGCGCGCTGGCCGAGCGTTTCCATGCCGACAGCGGTCACCAGCTGCTGCTGGCCGTCGGTTCCACCGGCAAGCAGTATGCGCAGATCCGCCACGGCGCCCCGTTCGACCTGTTCTTCGCCGCCGACCGCAGACGGCCGCGGCTGCTGGAGGAGGCCGGGCTGGCCTTGCCCGGCAGCCGCTTCACCTATGCCGTCGGCCGGCTGGCCCTCTGGTCGCCCGATCCCGCACGGGTGGATGGCGAGGGCCAGGTGCTGGAGCGCGGCGATTTCCGCCACCTGGCGATCGCCAATCCCCGACTGGCGCCCTATGGCCTGGCGGCAAGCCAGGTGCTGCGTCTGCGCGACCTCTGGGCACGCCTGCTGCCGAAGCTGGTCTATGGCGAGAACATCGCCCAGACCTTCCAGTTCGTCGCCAGCGGCAATGCCGAGCTGGGCTTTGTCGCCTGGTCGCAGCTCAAGCGGCCGGGGGTGGCCATCCCCGGTTCCTGGTGGCTGGTGCCGGCCGTGCTCCACTCGCCGATCGAGCAGCAGGCGGTGCAGTTGACCGACAGCCCGGCGGCCGCGGACTTCCTGCGCTTCGTGAAGAGCCGGCCAGGGCGGCGGATCATCCACGACTTCGGTTACGCCACCGTCGACTGA